The DNA region aactaaccagtacctctagagttcccaggtactaaaccaccaagcaaagagtacatattgtgggactcatggttctatctgcatatgtagtagaggatgtcctagttggtcatcaatgtgaggagaggcccttagtccagTGAAGGCTCTGTGACCCACTGCAGGTGAATGGTAGggccaagaagagagagagggtaggttggtgagcagagggagggaataagggtttttttcagaggggaaaccaggaaaagggataaataaagaaagtatctaataagaaaaaggaaaaaaaataaaaaacaaaaacaaaaaaccaaccaaacccaaCCACTGCCTTACAAAATGCCCTATACTCTGGAGGACATCTTTCACTTCCcagtaaagaattttaaaaataaaataaaaatagataagaaaaattgaaatgaagCAGATGTCTAAAAGTGTTCTAGGAACAGAGACATTGTTGATTTTTGAGTGCTTCTGagaacactcaaagaaaatagtACAGGAGATTTTGACCTCGTTTCTTCAAACCAAAAGATTGTTTTCAGGAAGTTTGCCTTTGTCCCAAGGTTTGTGATAAGAGTGGGTCTACCACAGGTTAACTGCTCCTGTTTGCTACCATTATCTAGAGAGTGTTTAAAGTCCCCTTTGTGTTCTATGCTAAAGCAGGTTTTTACCACATGCAGCTTGACCTCACATGATATGTACTAATATGAACTTTCTTAACTCTctgagtataaattgtctgatttTCTGTATAGTTAGCCATCGTATGAGACTTtagtctttctcttcttctggagCATTGACATAATAGGTTTTAAAACCAGATATTAAACTGTATCTGTTATCAATTCTACCCAAATAGACACATGTGCTTTATAGAGAAATTCCTGTGGACCTTGGTTCAGAACATGTCTACATCATCTGCATCATCTGCACACTGGACTTCCACCTGCTCTCCAAATGACAATTATGACCACACCAATTGAGaacagtatttattatttttttaaatttctctaagaatttcatataatgtgcTTTTAGAAATTAATACCTACATACCACAATCTTCCCTAAACCACCCCTGTCCTTCCAACCTAACTTAGTATCCTTAGAAagcataacaaaacaacaacaaaacaacctgaAGACCAGTTTGTGCACTCCAAATATTCTTTTGTATGTGGTCTTCCACTAGAGAATGGTTGACTTCACAGGGGCTGCACTCTTCCCCCCTCACAACCATTGTCAAGAGTCTGTGGCTCTGTGTGGATTGTGTGCTcatctcccctctccatgctCATATCTGGTCTGTTACTGTGTTGTACAGATTTTGTACATGTGGTGTTTTATTCACATGAATACAAAATTCTATAGTTTTATCTCTTCATGAGAAAACAGTTTAGCTTTGGGATTCTAAGAATCTTTATGGAGACCCATAAATCTCTAGTCACTAAGGTCTAGACAATTTGCATATAAAATTTGATTGTAATTAGCACTGAGATTAGAACTTTCTGGGGAGCTGATTGATGTGTGCaaatgcatgtttatgtgtaccAAGGTGAGCATGTGACATGGAGAAGACTAACTCAGATGTTCAATTGAATGCCTTTCTTGTTTTAGACATTtcttgtttgttgatttttttctactgctGACCCACAAAAGTCCAGGAattctatttctgtcttctttctatgAAGGTACTATTTCCATAAAGTCATACAATACCATGTCTGACTTCATGTGGATTAGGGGGATTCAAACTGTGCTGCTCACAGtgcattgaaaacattttatgtcCTGAGCCACCTCTGTAGCTTAGGCATTCACTAAATATAGCAAATATGTTAAACATATATATGTCAACTTCCATCCTATGAGGTTTGTCTGAGAGTTCTGAAATTATCACCTCATTTGGGGCCTGAATTAAAACTGATTCAGATAAGATGAGAATATTACTCTGTGCAACAAGATTTTGCAGTCTACTGTAAACAATTTGAGATTACAAGTGTTATGGCTCTTGAAAACCCTCCCAAAATCTAACAACACTAGTTTAGACCTTTATTGGTATGTAGTCTTTATGACAACTTTCAAAGGTTTTACTGCAGagagcaaattttttttttgtaacagacAAAATAGTTACAAGCCCAGGCCCATGATAGGTGCTAGTACtggaattctcagagcagtctcATAAAATGGACCATTATCCTCACAtctaaaatagattttctttgtgATTGAATTCATTAAGTATTGGATCATTCCAAAAATATATTGTGATTAGGGAGAAGATTTTTTCAGTAGAAAATTTAAGACActcataaatttttaaagattcaaattATATCACTTTATAGTATGCTGTGTGTGGTGATTCATCTGATACTTTTTTCATATCTGACTCTTGGACTCtctcttatttttgtatttcttccttgaatgGTCTGATTCTTACTCATACTTGGTTGGAAGCAGAGACACATGTTTCATATGTTATGATGCACAGAGGTTATTGTAATGGCAGCActcatctctcccttccctttagaTATTTCTTCTACAAATACTGGCAGGGAGCCCAGAAATGtcagtttcctttttaaattctctttctctcttgagtAGCCAAAATGTTACTCAAGTCTTGAACTCCCTCTTTCTTTAAACCACCTTCTTAACTGCACACTGAATAGACCTACATCAAAGTTAGAATGCAAACTCATgcattcaaacattttaaatatgtgcGTAACGTTCATgtgctagaaaaaaataataaaaattaacccCCTAGTGAAAAATCTCACATATGAATTGACTTAAATAATTGGCAAATGGAACAAGTAACTCTGAAGAATTTGCTATGTCTACACACCCTTGGCAGTGATGGCATCATAATGCCAGCATTTCAGAATGTGTTCACGGTGTTCATATCCAAGGTACTTGTAGCCCCAACACCTTCTGTGGCATTGTAACATCTCTTGTTATATCTGTTTCTAAATTGGCTTAGGTCACTTAGAGCTAACCTAAGCTTTTAGGTTCCACACAGTCATTCCTAGAATCAGAGTTTTATTGACTTCATCAGACTTAGTATACAGTTGTCCCCCATGGGCACTTTACTTCACCTTTTGTGGAATTTGGGCAAGGGCCCATGCAATTGCGTTGGCCTTTTCTTCTGTCATGTTTCTGACCATTGACCCCAGAGAAAATACCACCACACCATGCTCTCCAGAGCTCTGGATAAAGTCTTCcatttcctgaaaggaaagaatttgttctatcacacaataataatagtagAAAAATCAATAGTAAAACTCTTACAAAAAACcctagaagaataaaaacaagtattCTTAGGAGTTTTTAGAATAATGGTGTTATTATGAAGGCAGAACTGGCACACTCAAACTCTGTGAACATCACAGGAAGCAGTACAAAGTCTACTCACATGTTCGAcaaatgttcttatttttctctggTGAAATAAAAGCTCAGAAATCAAGTGTAGTatgtaaaatatttgcaaaattgTAACCTAATTACATTTTCATCCCATAGAAAGTATAAATTTtccttgttgttttatttctttcctatgaTGGCTGATTTAACATTATTTTCTAGTGTCTGATAAAATAATATCTAAGTTGTAGTATGTACATATGTGGTAATTAACACAAATTTCCTACCATAATTAAATGTTTTAGTCTTTATAAAGAAATCCTAACTGCATTATTCATATATAGTATGTAATACTTTTctaatattgtatataattaagAGTATTTTCAAAGATGACCTCCACAATTCACTCTTTGGAACAGAAACTATGTCAATGTTTTTTCGTGTGGATAAAAAATAATTACCTCATATATGGTAATCACAGCTTTTGAATTACTGATGTGCTAAATTTAACTGActtaatttctctctctgtgcgtttatatatgtgtgtgcatgtgtatgtctctgcacctgtatatgtgtgtatgtgtgtgtgtgtgtgtgtgtgtatgtgtgtgtattggagaTTAGTGGTGCCTATGGGGTTCCCTGCCTTTGTTTTTGCACATGGGTGCCAAAGGTTAAAATCAGATGACCTCTCTATcaatctttttggtttgtttgtttgtttgtttgtttagtaagTGGTGACCTTTATTTGATAGTAACAATTACACAGGAATATAAATAGTATACCCACGAGATAATGTGGACCTACATTTGAGGaacaataatttataataatctaGGTAATATGCTAtgaatgttataaaatatttttttcatgggGACCATAAAGActgctactcttttttttttaatttgatattttctttatttacatttcaatgatatttcctctcctggttacccctctgaaaaatatcaaaaacaaaaaacaaaccctgtttcctctcccctccccctgcttaccaacccaccctttcccacttcctgcctAGCATTCCCCTCCTGggacataaaccttcacagggccaagggcctctcctcccattgatgaccgactaggccaacctctgctatacatatgctgctggagccatgagttccaccatgtgtgctctttggttgatggtttggtccctgggatctctgagggtactagttagttcatattcctttccatattcaatcatcaaattcagacattATTGCATATGttagcaagtgctggttgacaggagcctgatatagctgtctcctgagaggctctgacagtgcccaactaatacagaagtagagactcacaaccttccattggactgagtatagggttcccaatgaaggagctagagaagggacccaaggagctgaagggtttgcaggcccttaggacaaacaacaatataaactctTTATCAATCTTTAATATAGTTTTTGAGACTGTCTCTCATTGAACATGAACCTCACCATTTTTGTCTGGTCTATATGCAGCAAGCTTCAGTATTAACTTGTTTCTGCAACTGCAGTACTAAGGTCTTCATACTATGCCAGGACAACCAACTttttatgtgggcactgggatTCAAACACATGTCCTTCTGGTAAGGACTTTAACCATCGACTAATCCCTCTAGTCCCCTGTATGACTTCATTTAACTCACTGATTTTCCAGTCCTATCATGATTTTTCCTGAGTTTATTGAGCTCCTACTTAGTAGGACACTTAATTCCACTTTTCATATATCTCTATCATGGAGAAAAAAAGGTAATGGCAGATGTAGAATCACTTTCAccagaaatgaaatgaagtgaaacgaaaagagataaaaagtatgtatttacCTTAGGCAAGGGTTTAGGAGGTTTGCAGTGGAGTCCTCCAACATAGTCAACATTTGGTAAGGTTGGGTGAGCAAACTCCAAATCCCAGTAGGATCTAATGAGCCACATTTCTGCTTTGCTCATTGTCTCAGCTAAGGTGGTTGACTTTCCTAGATGAAGAAAATtaacaaaggagacagagaaaagttgacaggactggctgctgagtataaaatatgtttcttaaaAAGTGTTAGAAAAAATTGTATTTGGCATAGAGAATATGCTTTTAGAATGTAATAGTCATACATGTAATATAATTTGTATCAATAATTGATTTGTGgctcatataatatatgtaaatgtatatttggATTTATCTTTAAAGAAGATAGTAGAACTTAAATCATGTTTCCTCATTAATTTAACACCATAAGTAGTTAATGAAATAACCCACTAAGCCACTGTATGAATAAGTACACATTTTATTCCTCTCTAAATCTTCAAAGGGAACTGtgcaaacataaacacacattccaGGTACAAATGTCACAACATGCTTTGTACCCTGCCCAGGATTCCCATGGTCATGGTTTGTAGCTAATCTTTCTTACTTCTTTTGCCTAGGAAAATGTGAAGTTTATGAATGGCTGGATTTCTTGTTAGTGCTTCAAACTTTGTTTCTTACTAACACATTTAATATACTTATTCTATCAAACAAtcacaatattttcaaaaattaggaGAATAGGATTTTTTTGGCCAGTCATAAGTATGGTATATTTTTTAAGGCAAAAACATGACTTCAAGAAATATAGACCGAGGGCATGCATATTCATGCTTCTGTCAAGTTTAGACATTTACAATCAATATTATGAAATGATACAATGAAGAAATATGGGGCTGGTAGAAACCTCAGTTTTACTCATAAGCTTGGGAAATAACAGTATTTTTCAAGAGTAGCAGAAATCtttaagaaattcaaagaaaacattatatgatttatcttttcatttatgCATGTGTGATCTGCATGAGTGTATGCTGTTTATACCAGTAACTGTGGATACCATAAGAGGGTTGCAGTTCTGCTGAAAGTGAAGTTACAGGTAATTTTGGAACACTGGACACAAGTGGGTGTTAGGAACAAAGCTCAGGTACTAAAAATGAGCAAAGAACACTCTTAAACTTTTAGTCATGTTCTCACACCCCACatcttaattataaaaattaatactgGCCTAGgcaaaagaaaatagttttttcaatgttttacacacacacacacacacacacacacacacacacacacacacacacacaaacacccgtATATATGTCACTCTTGAATTTACATGAATCAAGATTTGTATAACTGGCTAGGGTCTTATTAAAATAGAGGAAACTTTTGTAGTAAATGAGATAAAAAAATTACTTAGGGACCACCTAATTTCATTTCTATGTAACTGCATAGCTAACCAGAGTGTCTTATATCAGGACTGCTACCTTCTTCTACTTCATCAATACTAAGAGCTTTTACAAGAGTTTGTGAGTTTGTTAGCTAATATCCTATTATATATTTGATCTCTAGCAAAAACATCTTCGCTATAATTTCATGGACATACAGCTTCGAATACTTGTGTAACTAGAATTATCAAGCTACTAAGGAAGAAATGTAACTTACCCAAAGTTTCGCTGTAAAACtgatcccattccttctccttaAATGTCTGGAACCAAAAGTCAAAATAAAGCATGCATATCATGTTTTTTACCCTCTCTCTGAATGTCATTTGGCCACCTAATCCTGACAGAATTACAGGCACATAAGAGGGAGGGAGTATAAGCCCTCCACTGTACTTTTCAATTTTGTAGCCTGGAGAGAAGCGAAGACTGTACAGAAGAGGAATGTGGAGCAGCTCGGCTATGAGCTCCCCACAAGGACCAATGGCATCTGACAAAAGGACATCAAACTTGGATTCCTGGAGTTTTGTCATGAGCTGTTTGTTTGAAACTGTCTCTTTACAAAGAATTAAACAGTAATCAGAATACTTATCCATTAAATTTTGTAGTAAAGGAGAATATGACAAACATGTATCTCTTGGAATCTCATAAGTCCATGTATCTACAAACCTTGCAAAAAATTTATCCAGCTCATCATTACTGAAAGATGTAGGGAAAGTTTCAAACTTAAGGCCAGGTGAATTCTTGGGATCAAGAAAGATGGAAGATGAAGGTCTCAGAACAGTGACTTCATGGTCCTTCTGTAC from Mastomys coucha isolate ucsf_1 unplaced genomic scaffold, UCSF_Mcou_1 pScaffold22, whole genome shotgun sequence includes:
- the LOC116070582 gene encoding UDP-glucuronosyltransferase 2B17 isoform X1 — its product is MPGKWISALLLLQISCCFKSAKCGKVLVWPVDFSHWMNIKIILDELVQKDHEVTVLRPSSSIFLDPKNSPGLKFETFPTSFSNDELDKFFARFVDTWTYEIPRDTCLSYSPLLQNLMDKYSDYCLILCKETVSNKQLMTKLQESKFDVLLSDAIGPCGELIAELLHIPLLYSLRFSPGYKIEKYSGGLILPPSYVPVILSGLGGQMTFRERVKNMICMLYFDFWFQTFKEKEWDQFYSETLGKSTTLAETMSKAEMWLIRSYWDLEFAHPTLPNVDYVGGLHCKPPKPLPKEMEDFIQSSGEHGVVVFSLGSMVRNMTEEKANAIAWALAQIPQKVLWRFDGKTPATLGPNTRVYKWLPQNDLLGHPKTKAFVTHGGANGIYEAIHHGIPMIGIPLFGEQHDNIAHMVAKGAAVTLNIRTMSRSDLLNALEEVIDNPFYKENVMWLSTIHHDQPMKPLDRAVFWIEFVMRHKGAKHLRPLAHNLTWYQYHSLDVIGFLLACVVATAVLFAKCFLFVYRFFVKKEKKMKNE
- the LOC116070582 gene encoding UDP-glucuronosyltransferase 2B17 isoform X2 codes for the protein MPGKWISALLLLQISCCFKSAKCGKVLVWPVDFSHWMNIKIILDELVQKDHEVTVLRPSSSIFLDPKNSPGLKFETFPTSFSNDELDKFFARFVDTWTYEIPRDTCLSYSPLLQNLMDKYSDYCLILCKETVSNKQLMTKLQESKFDVLLSDAIGPCGELIAELLHIPLLYSLRFSPGYKIEKYSGGLILPPSYVPVILSGLGGQMTFRERVKNMICMLYFDFWFQTFKEKEWDQFYSETLGKSTTLAETMSKAEMWLIRSYWDLEFAHPTLPNVDYVGGLHCKPPKPLPKEMEDFIQSSGEHGVVVFSLGSMVLWRFDGKTPATLGPNTRVYKWLPQNDLLGHPKTKAFVTHGGANGIYEAIHHGIPMIGIPLFGEQHDNIAHMVAKGAAVTLNIRTMSRSDLLNALEEVIDNPFYKENVMWLSTIHHDQPMKPLDRAVFWIEFVMRHKGAKHLRPLAHNLTWYQYHSLDVIGFLLACVVATAVLFAKCFLFVYRFFVKKEKKMKNE